TCATGGCTTCACAACCTACAGCACTAAAATTATGTTCTTAACAATAGTTtcctaattattaaatattacacTACAATTATTCTAATACAAATTATTAATATCATGTAGAAGCCTAAATTTTGGGTGAAAGCTAAGATAAATATGCTTGACCTCcaacaaattttcttttatatgtcTTGCATTGGATGTAACAAAAGAACATGATATGattacaatgaaaattttttatgttatcaCGGTAAACATATCAGTATTGCCCAACCAaggtatgtaatttttttttttttctgaaccTTTAGTTTACATaactcaattaaaaaatttcacatatcttttctatagattttaacaaataactatatttatttatttttttataataaatgtcAAGCATATGTTGAGGTTGATGATGATACAGGCCAGCTAGCTACAGTAGCATTTGGTGAAATTGCAGAAAAAATAGTGGGTTATTCAACAATTCATTTTATGAATCATACAGGCAAGGTACATAATATAATAGCAGTTCATTTTTGTaacattttcaattcaaataaaaaaattataaatcaaaatatagattattataatacattttttttttttacaggacCATCTACCATTCCTGGAAAGCAAGgccaaagaaattttataaaaagaatgaataattgAGATTGGCACAAATATAGATCAGATGAACCAACAACGCCGTaagaaatttaatatattatcaattaatcttgcaaaaaaagaagagaatgtTGATTAACTATTAATATGGTATGATCTTTTTAACTTCAGATTGTTTTTAAAGCATGAATCAAACTACATTTTGTAAACTTATGTCAGACTTCTTTAgcatatatactactatagttcttgcttataatttttgtttttcctctttcaaaTTTACTATTCTTATTTTCTTGACATTTCAACTTTTTTGCTAATTAGATTATAACTTCTTTTGACTATATGATTTATAGATTTGCAAGAAAAAGACCCTTGGACgttttctataatatatatgtgtgtacacactatatatatatatatatatatataatatttttagatttctaTCTACAGAAGTTcacatgatatataatatatgtgtgtatatatataattaccatATATATTTTGCGTCCACCGGGCAAACGTCCCTTGGACATTTCTTTTCTATtagtatacatacatatatatatatatatatatatatatatatatatatatatttatataaaagagaaagtaAAGAAGACCTCAACCAAAGGCAAAGTATCTAGCACATATGCATGATATATAAGCTCCATGCATGAACCCCGGAAAGTTTGAGAAGCATGTGAAATCTTTCATCAATTACTAGCGTAAGTAAGGAAGCAATTAACTCTATAAAAGACCTTAGCCATATATATCAATTGTACTTACGCATAATAGAATtggttttattaatattaatctgACTCTTCTTGTAACACTCGGCCTAGGGCCCAAGCTCACACTCAGTAGAATGCCCAGCTAAAGCACTACACGGTGCGTTTAGGTAAGTGTTCCCCTTTTCAATTTaagtcttttttttcttccctccccctattattttattttattattttatttttttatttatttttttttcacgttGCTGCGGTTTCTTCATTTCATCCTCACTTTCAAAACCCCATTCAACAGACCACTCTCACACTTTGCATTTTTGAAATTTTCGTGAGATTCAAGTGCTGTGTCTTCGTGGTTTTTCCAGCTCTTGCACATTGACGgtaagactctctctctctctctctctctctctctctctctctctctctctctctctctctctctctctctctctctctctctctctctctctctctctctccatttttccCCTTCCTCGCATCAtttcaaactttcttttagTGTGCAATTTTGGGTCCTTGAGGAACAGTGTCGCCTTTAAGTGTCCTCACATCAACGCCGGAATGCCCACgttgctttctttttctcttttgttgatCACTTAGTAAAAGGgggattttatgtgatttttttttaaagtttagttattttaattatttatgttaaaGTGTGGTGATTTGGTTTGATGTGTCATTAAGCTGagatattgtatattttatatatttacagTCAATACATTTTGATTAtctcatgacattattatttgttttagataaaaaaatagttaataagtataaatacgagttgtgatttttaattgattaatatcatgtttacacttaattttataacctacGATTTAACTGGGTAATTACTCCATGCACAGCACATTATAAATTTTCGAATTTGACGAAAGCTTCTTGGCAACAAGTGGATCACGCATTGCCTAACACACCTCACCACATGACAAGCTTCTTGGCTTATCTTCAAAGTGGACCCCGCCGCATGCATTGAACACCTGAAATAATAGAGTTGTTCTACGGAACAACAACTGTACAGCTGCACACCTGCACACTAGACGTGGCATCCccattgtttttttgtttttaataattcGAAACGTGCATTTTTAGAAAATGTATACGGTTGGTGTTTTCCATTTCGAATTCCTCCCTCCCGCGAAACCCCTCCTACGTCGCCCGCGTGACATCGTCCTCCGTCCAGCGCCATTGGCGACGCCGTCTCTCCGCCCAGAAACACCGACTAACACTACATTGCTCATACAAAGCTGCCGCTCCTCGAGAAATTGTTTAACAAGCAAACGGTGCGTATTTTGGACTGTGAAGACCCCCACTCTCTGGCCGCCGGCGTTGCTCAAATAGAAGgtaaaaaattttctatttctGGGAACTTCCATATGGTTACGTTCATCGTGTACTTGGAGAGGTgagttttgggttttgtgaGATGTATATTTCGGACTAGGGCATggaacaaaaaacaaatttgCATGGCTTTTGACCGCTGGTTTGGACCTCTGTTTTGAAGCATCTCATTCATACATTGTTTGATTGGAGCTTATTATCTGTATTGCGAATCAAGTTTTTGCATCGTCATTCACCACTCTACTGTACTGAAGCTGTGGTCttataaatagaaaaggaaaaaaaagaaaactgaatGTAAAaagatccacaagtggaatgatATGGCTCCGATCTCAGCAAGTTCTCTTTTTTATGGAAAGAAACCTGGTCTTCTGCTTCCATTGGCGGCACAATGTTCTCTTTGTTGTCCAAATCCTCGTCAAAATCCTCTTCAAGGTCTCTCATAAGCTCTGCCACATCGATAATGTCAAGCTCTTGCGCTATCACGCCGCTCTGTATTGCCTTCTTTGGCTCCACTTCATTGTAGACCAACTCTGTCTGAACTATTATTAGTTCAGAAGAAGGGAAAGTAGACgacaagaaaaaggaaaacctGCTCTACCCAAAATATCTCTTTCGTGGTCTAAAGTAGACTCTAATTGCATTATTGGAGTTGTTCTAATTGTATTATTGGAAGCGCTTACTGGAATGGACCAACCTATGTAGTTATTTTTACTTCATATGAATAATAGCTTATCTATTAAATTGGATAATGTTATAaaccatattatattatttgaaagaaaagatcatGCAATTAAAATTTGCCCAGTCTCTGATTTTGTAGAAAAATTTTGGAATATTGATTTATAGtgttgagattttgaaaaaaaaaaaatttaaggtctagaaattataaatttgtgTGCAGTGGTCATCATTTGAAGTGCTGAATTGAATGCTAGTCTTGTTTCATATCCAGAATCACCATGACTTGGTTATGAAATTATTCAAGAACTACTTccattcatgcaataacttaatTTTAGTGTTAAGTTTGGGTCCTATATGCTACTTGCCAATACTGATTCCAGGCCAATTGTTTATTGAAATGTGATTTCAGAATTTTAAATGTCAGCCAgttgctatttttcttgttgtcttCAAGTCCATGGAAAGGGCTTTATTCTCTTTAACTTGCTCTTTTTGTGCATGTTGTGAGATCTTGGACTTCCCAATTAAGTGCATAACCTGATTTAGAAATTCTTTGGTCCcggtatttttattctttttcaaaggtcaaatagaaaaatttagaaattgtGAATAACATCCAAATAAACATTGTTGGATCTTTGCCCTTATTGAGAGGTTGCATTAAtaactttctataaaaaaatgttattgataGCAATAATGTTTTCACAGTTATTCAAGTGTGAGATTCTATATTAACTATGACAGTTTAATGttcatttttcagtttttgtgcAGTCTGAATTAAAGCCTCTGAAGACTAACTTAATTTTAGTGTGATggggggaagaagaagatagaatGGCACCCAGACCTTCGACGTCGACTTCACAGCCATTTTACACGCATCATTATGTATTTGGATCTCCAAATGTCGACCATGTGAGTAGGCAGgttgatgttttattttctattaaagtGTGATTGACGTGCTCATGCATCTATCTAAAAAATATGTGCAGCATCCTCACGATATGCCCTACCCTCCGCCGAGTAATTTGGAGGATTTTATTAGAGTTGAAGATTCATTCTGGATATATTTGAGTTTGTTACCCAAATTAATATAAACTAcatgttaatttgtttgtttaaagtcatttcattttttctaacGTCGGGCTGCTATTGAGCAGATGCCACCTTATAATCAGTACCAGTCGTTAAGTAATCCGGAAGACTTGAGGCAAGAAATGCCTCCCGCATCAATGACACCAAATAGTGTAGAATctgaatttgaagaaaatgttggaaGTTGTCATGATGCTGATGGTATTATACTATGACGTGCTATGTATTTAGTGACGCTAATATTGAATTGATGCTAATTCATTATTATGTTTCCATTCATAGAAATGTTCATCGACATAAATAAAGATTTAGAGGGTAGCACTGTTGTCCCGGATGATGAGGTACAAGTTGAACCACCAAGACCCGGTATGGAGTTTGACAGTGAGAAAGAGCTTATTGCCTACTATAAGCAGTATGCCAAGCAAGAGGGTTTTGGCGTAAGGACACAGAGGACTAAAagagatgatgatgggaggCCTGTGTATCTGACTATTGGTTGTGCCCGTGGCGGAAAGTACTATCCGAAGCCAAACACTAATATCTCGAAGCCACGGGCAACAACTAAAATGGGTTGTAAGGTGAAGGTAAATGCAACGTTGAACTGTCATGAGAAATGGGTTTTCACTACTATTGAAAATTCTCACAACCATATTACTTTGAGCCCCAAGAAAAGTAGACTATTGCGATCACACAAGCATCTAGATGAATATAGTCAAAGGATCCTCAAGCTGAATGATAGAGCCGGTATACGAATGCACAAGAACTTTTATTCTCTTGTTGTTGATGCGGGGGGTTATGAGAATCTGGCTTTTCAAGAGAAAGATTGTAGGAATTATATTGACAAAGCTAGATTTTTAAAATTGGGTAGAGGTAGCGATGCACTTAATGTGTATTTCAAAAGAATGAGAGATCAGAATGATGGCTTTGTTTCTTACATGGACGTGGATGATGATGAAAGGCTACGGAATGTGTTTTGGGCTGATGTACCGAGTCGAACCGCCTATGAGTATTTTGGAGACGTTGTATTGAAGGATACAACGTACCTAACAAATAGGTACGGTATGCCTTTTGCTCCATTCGTTGGTGTTAACCATCATGGTCAGTCCATACTATTCGGGGCGGGTTTGCTATCAAGCGAGGACACACAtagttttgtttggttgtttaaAATGTGGTTGGATTGCATGAAGGGTAGGGCGCCCAAAGCTATCATAACCGACCAAGATTGAGCGATGAAGAATGCGATTGCTACTGTATTCCCTGAAACTCGCCATAGATATTGTTTATGGCATATAATGCGCAAACTTCCAGAGAAGTTAGGATCGCACACCAAATTCAAC
This genomic interval from Carya illinoinensis cultivar Pawnee chromosome 10, C.illinoinensisPawnee_v1, whole genome shotgun sequence contains the following:
- the LOC122278713 gene encoding protein FAR1-RELATED SEQUENCE 5-like, yielding MTPNSVESEFEENVGSCHDADEMFIDINKDLEGSTVVPDDEVQVEPPRPGMEFDSEKELIAYYKQYAKQEGFGVRTQRTKRDDDGRPVYLTIGCARGGKYYPKPNTNISKPRATTKMGCKVKVNATLNCHEKWVFTTIENSHNHITLSPKKSRLLRSHKHLDEYSQRILKLNDRAGIRMHKNFYSLVVDAGGYENLAFQEKDCRNYIDKARFLKLGRGSDALNVYFKRMRDQNDGFVSYMDVDDDERLRNVFWADVPSRTAYEYFGDVVLKDTTYLTNRYGMPFAPFVGVNHHGQSILFGAGLLSSEDTHSFVWLFKMWLDCMKGRAPKAIITDQD